Proteins co-encoded in one Puntigrus tetrazona isolate hp1 chromosome 20, ASM1883169v1, whole genome shotgun sequence genomic window:
- the LOC122325420 gene encoding trace amine-associated receptor 4-like: MTSNETQTENMFLCYPLRPNSCPKLHRLIVVKVAMYVLMVLMILTTVFGNLLIIISISHFKQLQSPTHLIVRSLAASDCLLGSLVMPYSMVRSVEGCWYLGDIVCKVHSSLDMSFCISSLLHLSLISIDRYMAICDPLRYRMRVTNNTVTVFTTFIWLFSFFYSFSVVFSGISAAGLETLILQTYCVGSCVVFFNKQWSLICPILTFFLPGTIMSSLYIKIFHVAQKHAKVMSERVTGGMKSQSSAHRERKAAKALVIVMGVFLFCWLPYFTAAALDPFFNFWTPAVVFDALFWFAYFNSTCNPLIYGIFYPCFQKAFKIFMSTICGIKPSNTLVLE, translated from the coding sequence ATGACTTCAAATGAGACTCAAACTGAGAATATGTTCCTCTGCTATCCACTGCGACCCAACTCCTGTCCAAAATTGCATCGTCTTATTGTAGTTAAAGTGGCAATGTATGTTTTGATGGTGCTGATGATTCTCACAACAGTTTTTGGGAACCTGCTGAtcatcatctccatctctcacttcaAACAGCTTCAGTCTCCAACTCATCTGATCGTTCGCTCTCTGGCTGCTAGTGACTGTCTGCTGGGCTCTTTGGTCATGCCGTACAGCATGGTGCGATCTGTTGAAGGCTGCTGGTATCTGGGAGATATTGTGTGCAAAGTGCATTCTAGTTTAGACATGAGCTTCTGTATCTCCTCCTTACTGCATCTCAGTTTAATATCTATTGATAGGTACATGGCCATTTGTGACCCTCTGAGATACAGAATGAGGGTCACAAACAACACTGTGACTGTATTTACTACCTTCATAtggctgttttcatttttctacagtttttctgttgtgttttcagGGATAAGTGCAGCTGGATTAGAGACGCTTATATTGCAAACTTACTGCGTGGGaagttgtgttgtgttttttaacaaacaatGGAGTCTTATATGTCCAATTCTCACATTTTTCCTTCCAGGGACGATCATGAGCTCTCTCTATATAAAAATCTTCCATGttgcacaaaaacatgcaaaggTTATGTCAGAAAGAGTGACTGGAGGGATGAAGAGTCAAAGCTCTgctcacagagagagaaaagcagctAAAGCTCTGGTTATTGTCATGGGTGTTTtcttgttctgttggctgcctTATTTTACTGCTGCTGCTCTCgaccctttttttaatttttggaccCCAGCTGTTGTTTTTGATGCTTTGTTTTGGTTTGCATATTTCAATTCGACCTGCAACCCCTTGATTTATGGAATTTTCTACCCTTGTTTTCAGAAGGCCTTTAAGATTTTCATGTCTACTATCTGTGGCATCAAGCCTTCTAACACCTTGGTACttgaataa